In Kiritimatiellia bacterium, one genomic interval encodes:
- a CDS encoding PfkB family carbohydrate kinase, which produces MNQVLQIPPSGALDFLALGALVHRLDPGIVPFRKATQCAIHVSGGEYNVAANLSDCFRLNTGIVTAMVDYPIGDLIAERVRAMGVKPFYKRFKHNGVTGPNMATVYSDLGHGVRPPVVFYNRANEAAAMLKPGDFDWPAIFGTGVRWFHSGGIFASLSETTGELIIEAMKAAKAAGAVTSFDLNYRQKLWDIWGGQQKAVSVLGRIVEHVDVLVGNEEDLQKGLGIEGQDVEVKSKLDPTAFFAIIEKAVKRFPNVKIVATTLREVHSTNRHTWSAVAWIGGKTYQAPTCELDVVDRVGGGDGFAAGFFFGLLTGADPADAVKLGWSHGALLTTFPGDTTMATLEQVRAFAAGGSARIQR; this is translated from the coding sequence ATGAACCAAGTATTGCAGATCCCGCCGTCCGGCGCTCTGGATTTCCTTGCGCTGGGGGCTCTTGTGCATCGGCTCGATCCCGGCATCGTTCCTTTCCGGAAAGCCACGCAGTGCGCGATTCACGTGAGCGGCGGCGAATACAACGTAGCTGCCAACCTCTCCGATTGCTTCCGGCTCAACACCGGGATCGTCACGGCGATGGTCGATTATCCCATCGGCGACCTGATCGCGGAGCGAGTTCGCGCGATGGGCGTCAAGCCGTTCTACAAACGCTTCAAGCACAACGGGGTCACCGGTCCCAACATGGCGACCGTCTACAGTGACCTGGGCCACGGCGTCCGGCCTCCTGTCGTGTTCTACAACCGCGCGAATGAGGCGGCCGCGATGCTGAAGCCGGGCGACTTCGATTGGCCCGCCATCTTCGGGACCGGCGTCCGTTGGTTCCACAGCGGCGGGATCTTTGCCTCGCTGTCCGAAACCACGGGCGAGCTCATCATCGAGGCTATGAAGGCCGCCAAAGCCGCCGGGGCGGTGACATCGTTCGACCTCAATTATCGCCAGAAGCTGTGGGACATTTGGGGCGGCCAGCAGAAGGCTGTCTCAGTTCTCGGGCGCATCGTCGAACATGTGGATGTCTTGGTCGGCAATGAAGAAGACCTCCAAAAAGGGCTCGGCATCGAAGGGCAGGACGTTGAAGTGAAGTCGAAGCTCGATCCCACCGCCTTCTTCGCGATCATCGAAAAGGCCGTCAAGCGGTTCCCCAACGTGAAGATCGTCGCCACGACCCTGCGCGAAGTCCATTCCACGAACCGCCACACGTGGAGCGCCGTTGCATGGATCGGCGGGAAAACCTACCAGGCGCCGACCTGTGAACTGGATGTCGTCGACCGCGTCGGCGGAGGCGACGGGTTCGCCGCGGGCTTTTTCTTCGGGTTGCTGACCGGTGCGGACCCTGCGGACGCCGTCAAACTGGGCTGGTCCCATGGCGCGTTGTTGACCACCTTCCCCGGCGACACCACGATGGCAACACTCGAGCAAGTTCGCGCGTTCGCAGCCGGCGGCTCCGCGCGCATCCAGCGATAA
- the gnd gene encoding decarboxylating NADP(+)-dependent phosphogluconate dehydrogenase: MTQQLADIGVIGLAVMGENLILNMANHGFTVAAYNRTTSKVDQFLAGRAHGKPILGAHSLEEFVRLLKRPRRILMMVKAGKPVDELIQQLVPLLEPGDILIDGGNSHFPDTERRVKEAEAAGLLYIGTGVSGGEEGALLGPSIMPGGSRAAWPHVQPIFQAIAAKTDKGEPCCDWVGDGGAGHFVKMVHNGIEYGDMQMICETYHLMKVGLGMSNLEMHEVFADWNRGELNSYLIEITRDILAHRQEDGTFTVDLILDAAGQKGTGKWTVVAALDAGQPLTLIAEAVFARCLSALKEERTAAANVLPGPAPARLRGRRESWISDLRKTLYAAKIVSYAQGFQLMRAASAEYGWNLNYGGIALMWRGGCIIRSAFLGEIKNAFARNPDLVNLLLDPFFTRVVKRAQKSWRKVIGAAAKLGVPMPAMSSALAYYDGYRSAWLPANLLQAQRDYFGAHTYERVDKPRGEFFHTNWTGRGGTTASTSYTV; the protein is encoded by the coding sequence ATGACTCAGCAGCTCGCAGATATCGGCGTCATTGGCCTCGCCGTCATGGGCGAAAACCTGATCCTCAACATGGCCAATCACGGCTTCACGGTCGCTGCGTACAACAGAACAACGTCTAAGGTGGACCAGTTCCTCGCCGGACGGGCACATGGCAAGCCGATCCTCGGCGCCCATTCCCTCGAGGAATTTGTCCGCCTGCTCAAGCGGCCGCGCCGGATTCTGATGATGGTTAAGGCCGGAAAGCCGGTGGACGAACTCATCCAGCAGCTCGTTCCTTTGCTGGAGCCCGGCGACATCCTAATCGACGGCGGCAATTCCCATTTTCCCGACACCGAGCGCCGCGTGAAGGAGGCGGAGGCCGCCGGCCTCCTCTATATCGGCACCGGAGTCAGCGGCGGTGAGGAGGGCGCGCTGCTCGGACCGAGCATCATGCCCGGCGGCTCGCGCGCGGCCTGGCCTCATGTGCAGCCAATTTTCCAGGCCATCGCGGCCAAAACGGACAAAGGCGAGCCGTGCTGCGACTGGGTCGGCGACGGAGGCGCGGGCCATTTCGTCAAGATGGTCCACAACGGCATCGAATACGGCGACATGCAGATGATCTGCGAGACCTACCACCTGATGAAGGTCGGCCTGGGCATGTCGAACCTCGAGATGCACGAAGTGTTTGCCGACTGGAACCGGGGCGAATTGAATTCTTATCTGATTGAAATCACGCGGGACATCCTCGCGCACCGGCAGGAAGATGGCACGTTCACAGTGGATCTCATTCTCGACGCCGCCGGTCAGAAGGGTACTGGAAAGTGGACCGTGGTGGCCGCGCTGGATGCTGGGCAGCCGTTGACCCTGATCGCCGAGGCGGTCTTCGCGCGTTGCCTCTCGGCGCTCAAGGAAGAGCGTACAGCCGCCGCGAACGTCCTGCCCGGCCCGGCGCCAGCGCGACTCCGGGGGCGACGTGAATCGTGGATCTCCGACCTCCGCAAGACACTCTATGCCGCGAAGATCGTTTCCTATGCGCAAGGGTTCCAGCTCATGCGAGCTGCATCCGCGGAATACGGCTGGAATTTGAATTATGGCGGCATCGCGCTGATGTGGCGCGGCGGCTGCATCATCCGCTCCGCCTTCCTCGGCGAGATCAAGAATGCCTTTGCGCGGAACCCCGATCTGGTGAATCTGCTGCTCGACCCGTTCTTCACTCGCGTCGTCAAGCGCGCGCAGAAGAGCTGGCGGAAAGTCATTGGCGCGGCCGCCAAACTCGGCGTGCCCATGCCCGCCATGTCGAGCGCACTGGCCTATTACGACGGCTATCGCAGCGCATGGTTGCCCGCCAACCTGCTGCAAGCGCAGCGCGACTACTTCGGCGCCCACACCTACGAACGGGTTGATAAGCCGCGGGGCGAATTCTTCCATACTAACTGGACGGGCCGCGGCGGCACCACGGCGTCCACGTCCTACACAGTCTGA
- the recN gene encoding DNA repair protein RecN, with amino-acid sequence MLLSLRVRNLALVEEAAVEWASGLNVVTGETGAGKSILIGALQLLLGERADKKWIRSGSDYALAEAVFDIRRAPEAAAVLEELGLPPADDSRLVIRRVVRETSAGQILINDSPVTLQALRRLGDQLVDIHGPYDHQSLLDPRFQLALLDSFGGLHEARRECAGAWQRILELETQRRELGGSDEDVSARIDLLRFRVKELEDAAPQAGEDEAVAREHAIASQAQRILELGHAALNALQEGEQNAFDALAAAQRALDELSRLMPDGAAWREEARNAARQIQALAESIRASLDRVETDPGRLAWLEQRLATYQKLRKKYGVDAAGLVQVLEESRTALRELLRRDERLEELEQRIQQAREAHLAAALALRARRRDAASALAAAVTRHLGELGFARASFSVELADAPPGPTGCDEVCFGFAPNPGEPRKPLREIASSGEMARVMLATKAALAQHDKIPVLIFDEVDANIGGEIGLAVGKKLAALGKSHQVICITHLPQVAAQGSAHYAVSKTIRNGRTVTRVERLDEEGRIAELARMLGGRDHTRVTIQHAREMLAAARGEGRRA; translated from the coding sequence ATGCTGCTGTCGTTGCGTGTCAGAAACCTCGCTCTCGTCGAAGAGGCCGCCGTGGAATGGGCGAGCGGCCTGAATGTGGTCACGGGCGAAACCGGGGCGGGCAAATCCATTCTGATCGGCGCTCTCCAATTGCTGCTTGGCGAACGCGCCGACAAAAAATGGATCCGCAGCGGATCCGACTATGCCCTCGCAGAGGCCGTATTCGACATTCGGCGCGCGCCCGAGGCCGCCGCCGTGCTCGAAGAACTCGGCCTACCCCCCGCGGATGACAGTCGGCTCGTCATCCGCCGCGTTGTGCGCGAAACGAGCGCGGGGCAGATTCTCATTAACGACTCGCCGGTTACCCTCCAGGCGCTACGGCGGTTGGGCGATCAATTGGTTGACATCCACGGGCCCTACGACCACCAGTCGCTGCTCGATCCGCGCTTTCAACTGGCTTTGCTGGATTCGTTCGGCGGCCTTCACGAGGCCCGCCGCGAATGTGCCGGAGCCTGGCAGCGCATTCTCGAGCTGGAAACCCAGCGGCGCGAGCTGGGGGGCAGCGACGAGGACGTGTCCGCGCGCATCGACCTGCTCCGGTTCCGCGTAAAGGAGCTGGAAGACGCCGCGCCCCAAGCCGGCGAAGACGAGGCCGTCGCCCGTGAACACGCCATCGCCAGCCAGGCGCAGCGGATCCTCGAACTTGGCCACGCGGCGCTGAACGCGTTGCAGGAGGGCGAGCAAAATGCCTTCGACGCGCTCGCGGCTGCTCAACGTGCGCTCGATGAGCTGTCCCGCCTAATGCCCGATGGCGCTGCGTGGCGCGAGGAGGCGCGCAACGCCGCGCGGCAGATTCAGGCCCTCGCTGAATCGATCCGCGCAAGCCTGGATCGCGTTGAAACGGACCCCGGCCGCCTCGCGTGGCTGGAACAGCGCCTCGCGACGTACCAGAAGCTCCGCAAAAAATACGGCGTCGATGCCGCGGGTCTTGTTCAAGTTCTGGAGGAGTCCCGTACCGCGTTGCGCGAGCTGCTGCGCCGCGATGAGCGCCTCGAGGAACTCGAGCAACGCATCCAGCAGGCGCGGGAAGCCCACCTTGCCGCCGCACTCGCCCTTCGCGCGCGCCGCAGGGACGCCGCGTCGGCCCTGGCTGCCGCCGTGACGCGACACCTTGGAGAGCTGGGCTTCGCTCGGGCCTCGTTCTCTGTGGAACTCGCCGACGCGCCGCCCGGGCCCACCGGCTGCGACGAAGTCTGTTTCGGCTTTGCCCCCAATCCGGGCGAGCCGAGAAAACCGCTCCGTGAGATCGCCTCCTCCGGCGAAATGGCCCGCGTAATGCTCGCCACGAAGGCCGCTCTCGCGCAGCACGATAAAATTCCCGTGCTGATTTTCGACGAGGTCGACGCAAATATCGGCGGCGAAATCGGGCTGGCGGTCGGTAAAAAACTCGCCGCGCTCGGGAAAAGCCATCAGGTCATCTGCATCACCCACCTTCCCCAAGTGGCGGCGCAGGGCAGCGCGCATTATGCCGTTTCCAAAACCATCCGCAACGGACGCACCGTTACCCGAGTCGAACGGCTCGACGAGGAGGGCCGGATTGCGGAATTGGCCCGTATGCTCGGCGGCCGGGATCACACCCGCGTCACGATCCAACACGCCCGGGAGATGTTGGCGGCCGCCCGCGGCGAAGGCCGACGGGCTTGA
- a CDS encoding HPr family phosphocarrier protein: MQAIVRNAAGIHCRPSACIVKAVIGYPGEIRVLSPNGECDPRSIIALISLGLEEGTPVTIRVEGPDEEEQCRRLVELFETHFDFPERKPGEDTQALLGGLRAASEG; this comes from the coding sequence ATGCAGGCCATTGTACGAAACGCCGCCGGCATTCACTGCCGGCCGTCGGCGTGCATTGTGAAGGCCGTGATCGGGTATCCCGGTGAAATTCGCGTTTTGTCTCCGAACGGAGAATGCGACCCGAGGTCGATCATCGCGCTGATCAGCCTCGGGCTTGAGGAGGGGACGCCGGTGACGATCCGCGTCGAAGGGCCGGACGAGGAGGAGCAATGCCGGCGCCTCGTGGAATTGTTTGAGACGCATTTCGACTTTCCGGAGCGGAAACCGGGCGAAGATACGCAGGCGCTGCTGGGGGGCCTGCGCGCAGCCTCCGAGGGATAA
- the rpoN gene encoding RNA polymerase factor sigma-54, with protein sequence MAQPFISLTQQQRLHMTLAPQLRQSLELLQAPTLELRALVRQEVEQNPTLEEQPIEDAEPLEVEPAVNQQVEAETGIADEFEKLARLDEEWRDYFHLNQSMPRYSSEDAERRQFFFDSLSQPISLQQHLMNQLALTGLSEEERRIGELLIGSINDDGYLAVPLDELALTAGASPAELERVLGIIQEFDPIGVGARDLKECLLIQLRRLGKEDSLASELVRGHLDNLGARRYAEIARALQCSPEEVQSAARLIATLEPKPGRAFAPESPAYVTPDVIVAKVNGEYIVILNNDQIPRLHISEHYRQLMNDEQTPPDVKSYIREKIRAGLFLIKSISQRQQTIYNIAKEIVAVQRDFFEHGVTHLRPLTMAQVASALGIHETTVSRAISNKYMQTPRGTFEMKYFFTPGYVTADGQAVSNKAIKDAIAKMIAEEDPAHPLSDQDIAKRLAEQGFSVARRTVAKYRDELKILPSHLRKGVSP encoded by the coding sequence ATGGCTCAACCGTTTATTAGCCTGACGCAGCAACAGCGGCTTCACATGACGCTGGCGCCCCAGTTGCGCCAGTCGTTGGAGCTTTTGCAGGCGCCGACGCTCGAACTCCGGGCGCTAGTCCGGCAGGAGGTTGAGCAGAATCCCACCCTGGAGGAACAGCCAATCGAGGATGCCGAGCCGCTGGAGGTCGAGCCGGCGGTGAACCAGCAAGTCGAAGCGGAGACCGGCATCGCGGATGAGTTTGAGAAATTGGCCCGACTGGACGAGGAGTGGCGCGACTACTTCCACCTCAACCAGTCGATGCCCCGCTATTCCTCGGAAGACGCCGAGCGCCGGCAGTTTTTTTTCGATTCGCTCTCGCAGCCGATCTCCCTGCAGCAGCATTTGATGAACCAGCTTGCGCTGACGGGCCTTTCCGAAGAGGAGCGACGGATTGGTGAGCTGCTGATCGGAAGCATCAATGACGACGGCTACCTCGCCGTGCCTCTCGACGAGCTCGCCCTGACGGCGGGGGCGTCGCCGGCCGAGCTCGAGCGGGTGCTGGGCATCATCCAGGAATTCGACCCCATCGGCGTGGGCGCGCGGGACCTAAAGGAGTGTCTGCTCATACAACTCCGGCGACTCGGCAAAGAGGATTCGCTCGCGTCTGAGCTCGTCCGCGGACACCTCGACAACCTTGGTGCGCGGCGCTATGCAGAGATCGCGCGGGCGCTTCAATGCTCGCCGGAGGAGGTGCAGAGCGCGGCCCGGCTCATCGCCACGCTGGAACCGAAACCGGGCCGCGCCTTCGCGCCTGAATCGCCGGCGTATGTCACCCCCGATGTGATCGTCGCCAAGGTTAACGGCGAATACATCGTGATCCTGAACAACGATCAGATCCCGCGCCTGCACATTAGCGAGCACTACCGGCAACTGATGAACGATGAGCAGACCCCGCCGGATGTGAAGTCCTACATCCGGGAAAAAATTCGGGCCGGCTTGTTTCTGATCAAGAGCATCAGCCAGCGCCAGCAGACGATTTACAACATCGCGAAAGAGATCGTCGCCGTGCAGCGCGACTTTTTTGAACACGGCGTGACGCATCTGCGGCCGCTGACCATGGCGCAAGTGGCGTCGGCTCTCGGGATCCATGAAACGACAGTCAGCCGCGCAATTTCCAACAAATACATGCAGACGCCGCGCGGCACGTTCGAAATGAAATATTTCTTCACGCCCGGTTACGTCACGGCGGACGGGCAGGCGGTTTCAAACAAAGCCATCAAAGACGCGATTGCCAAGATGATCGCCGAGGAGGATCCCGCCCACCCGCTTTCGGACCAGGACATTGCCAAACGGCTCGCCGAACAAGGGTTCAGCGTCGCGCGCCGGACCGTGGCGAAATACCGCGATGAGTTGAAAATTCTCCCGTCGCACCTGCGGAAAGGCGTTTCGCCATGA
- a CDS encoding HAD hydrolase-like protein, with product MNRLILFDIDGTLLDTRGAGKRAFVRALREVFSFREGLDEIRFAGATDLDILEKIARRNHHALSPRDRETFMAVLPDFLREELSREPPRLYPGVRELLEALEARPQTTVGLVTGNIEPCAWIKLEACSIHDHFELGAFGHEHADRRDIARLALARAVEHAGPFEAVSLIGDTPSDVDAAHHIGARAIAVATGGYSMESLVAAGADVVWTNLSEIDLILSSLWGTVRESANPPG from the coding sequence ATGAACCGGCTCATTCTGTTCGACATCGACGGGACCCTCCTGGATACGCGGGGCGCCGGCAAACGCGCCTTTGTGCGCGCGCTGCGCGAGGTGTTCTCGTTCAGGGAGGGACTCGATGAGATCCGATTTGCCGGCGCGACCGACCTCGACATTTTGGAAAAGATCGCGCGGCGCAACCATCACGCGCTGAGCCCGCGGGATCGGGAGACCTTTATGGCCGTGCTCCCCGATTTTCTTCGCGAAGAACTGAGCCGGGAACCCCCTCGTCTTTATCCCGGCGTTCGCGAGTTGCTCGAGGCTTTGGAAGCCCGTCCGCAAACCACCGTTGGTTTGGTGACAGGCAACATCGAGCCTTGCGCGTGGATCAAACTGGAGGCCTGTAGCATTCACGACCATTTCGAACTCGGCGCATTTGGCCACGAGCATGCCGATCGGCGGGACATTGCACGACTGGCCCTTGCCCGCGCCGTCGAGCACGCTGGGCCCTTTGAGGCTGTTTCGCTCATCGGTGACACGCCGTCTGACGTCGATGCGGCGCATCATATTGGCGCTCGCGCGATCGCGGTCGCTACCGGCGGCTATTCAATGGAGTCGCTTGTCGCGGCCGGCGCGGACGTGGTGTGGACGAACCTCTCGGAGATCGACCTGATTTTATCGAGCCTCTGGGGTACGGTCCGGGAGTCAGCGAACCCGCCGGGGTGA
- a CDS encoding sigma-70 family RNA polymerase sigma factor, which translates to MTSSSDPFIDNLERIAERLYRIGLGFCGSHADAQDMVQETILSAYRHRAQFEGRSDIHTWLYRIASRVCMRMRRRRAGQPARFESIDEDPAFAERMIVDLDELARRSSEGHADPELLEQLKESILKLPEPFRLVLVLKEIAGLSIDETARVLGIKPQTVKTRLHRARMRLRARLAKKLPTKPGVAPLYSRQVCLDLLKAKQAALDRGEPFPVQNSLMCERCRSVFATLDLEHDLCQRLGEAPAPLEIREFIRRLESEVKSTPAKGAATSSH; encoded by the coding sequence ATGACTTCATCCAGCGACCCTTTCATAGACAATTTGGAGCGGATCGCCGAGCGGCTGTACCGAATCGGCCTCGGATTTTGCGGGAGTCATGCTGACGCTCAGGATATGGTCCAGGAGACGATCCTCAGCGCCTACCGCCACCGCGCCCAGTTCGAGGGCCGATCGGACATCCACACCTGGCTATACCGCATTGCCTCCCGCGTCTGCATGCGGATGCGTCGCCGCAGGGCCGGCCAACCGGCACGCTTCGAATCGATTGATGAGGATCCCGCTTTCGCCGAGCGGATGATCGTTGACCTCGATGAGCTGGCACGCCGATCTAGCGAGGGACATGCCGATCCGGAGCTCCTCGAGCAGCTCAAAGAATCGATCCTCAAACTTCCGGAGCCGTTTCGTCTCGTCCTGGTCCTCAAGGAAATCGCTGGCTTGTCGATCGACGAAACGGCGCGCGTGCTCGGGATCAAACCGCAAACCGTGAAGACCCGCCTCCACCGGGCGCGCATGCGGCTCCGCGCGCGGCTTGCCAAAAAACTCCCCACCAAGCCGGGAGTGGCCCCGCTGTACAGCCGCCAGGTTTGCCTGGATCTGCTCAAAGCCAAGCAGGCCGCGCTCGATCGGGGAGAACCGTTCCCGGTGCAGAACTCGCTTATGTGCGAACGCTGCCGATCTGTATTCGCCACATTGGACCTCGAGCACGATCTCTGCCAGCGGCTCGGAGAGGCGCCCGCGCCACTGGAGATCCGAGAGTTTATCCGCCGCTTGGAATCGGAAGTGAAATCCACACCGGCTAAAGGCGCCGCAACATCCAGCCACTGA
- the mnmE gene encoding tRNA uridine-5-carboxymethylaminomethyl(34) synthesis GTPase MnmE → MMFQEGDTIAAIATAPGEGAVSIVRISGPRALLIADEVFRCKSPRPSERSGGTFVFGRVVDESGSMLDEALLLIMRAPHSYTREDTVEIQGHGGTVNARRILERVIDAGARVAGPGEFTRRAFLNGRLDLVQAEAVADIIRAKTERAALAAVQQLEGRLSMTLHEVYEQLLYCSAQVEAALDFADQELPKDILYPIHNQLFISISKMRSLLETWREGRILRDGATVVIAGKPNVGKSTLLNALVGAERAIVSPHPGTTRDTIRETVILEGYPVTFVDTAGIRPTSCEIELEGIRRAEDERAAADLCLYVIDASLGMDDDDRAAIESIPESKRIVVWNKIDRVPIPPVDRYSGSSVHVSARTGAGLDRLKTVLVERLVGGMVELAPHSVISTRHRQLLQVAVERSETALQEMNRSEPALDLAATNLREATESLGAITGRVYYDDLLDSIFSRFCIGK, encoded by the coding sequence ATGATGTTTCAGGAGGGTGATACGATTGCGGCGATCGCCACTGCGCCGGGCGAGGGCGCGGTTTCGATCGTCCGGATCTCCGGGCCTCGGGCGCTCTTGATCGCGGATGAGGTATTCCGCTGCAAATCGCCAAGACCCTCCGAGCGGTCTGGCGGCACGTTCGTGTTTGGACGGGTGGTCGACGAAAGCGGCTCCATGTTGGACGAGGCCCTGCTTCTGATCATGAGGGCCCCTCACAGCTACACGCGGGAGGATACGGTCGAAATTCAGGGCCATGGCGGGACGGTGAACGCGCGTCGGATACTCGAGCGAGTGATTGACGCGGGAGCTCGCGTGGCTGGTCCCGGTGAATTCACTCGGCGAGCTTTTCTGAATGGGAGATTGGATCTCGTTCAGGCGGAGGCAGTTGCGGATATCATTCGCGCAAAAACCGAACGGGCGGCCCTAGCGGCAGTTCAGCAGCTCGAAGGGCGGCTTTCGATGACCCTTCATGAAGTGTATGAGCAGTTGTTATATTGTTCCGCTCAAGTTGAAGCCGCCCTCGATTTTGCGGATCAAGAACTCCCGAAAGATATATTGTATCCAATTCACAATCAACTATTTATATCAATTTCGAAGATGCGTTCGTTGTTGGAGACCTGGCGGGAGGGCCGGATTCTGCGGGATGGCGCGACGGTCGTAATAGCGGGCAAGCCTAATGTTGGAAAATCGACTTTGCTAAATGCATTGGTGGGAGCGGAACGGGCGATTGTCTCCCCTCACCCAGGCACAACCAGGGACACGATTCGGGAGACAGTGATATTAGAAGGATATCCGGTAACCTTTGTAGACACCGCAGGGATACGGCCCACATCGTGCGAAATTGAGCTGGAGGGAATCCGGCGGGCCGAAGATGAGCGGGCCGCTGCTGATCTTTGCTTGTATGTCATAGATGCCTCCCTCGGAATGGACGACGACGATCGGGCTGCGATCGAATCGATCCCGGAATCGAAGAGAATTGTGGTTTGGAACAAAATTGATCGGGTGCCGATTCCCCCGGTGGATCGTTATTCAGGTAGTTCAGTTCACGTATCGGCTCGGACAGGTGCCGGGCTGGATCGCCTGAAGACGGTACTGGTGGAGCGCTTAGTTGGAGGCATGGTCGAGCTGGCGCCACACTCAGTGATTTCCACCCGGCATCGTCAATTGCTGCAGGTTGCCGTCGAGCGATCAGAGACTGCCCTCCAAGAAATGAATCGCTCTGAACCGGCTCTTGACCTCGCGGCGACGAATTTGCGAGAGGCTACGGAATCGCTCGGGGCGATTACCGGGCGGGTTTATTACGACGACTTGCTGGATTCAATTTTTTCGAGGTTTTGCATTGGCAAGTGA